Proteins encoded together in one Lathamus discolor isolate bLatDis1 chromosome 3, bLatDis1.hap1, whole genome shotgun sequence window:
- the RNF228 gene encoding RING finger protein 228: protein MAEPAQKGGVGQGGRREDEAAAAAPSYEDYECKICYNYFDLERRAPKLLECLHTFCQECLSQLHLRAAQQPSSDEPAPGPGRPAGGSLACPLCRHRTALPDHRVHGLPVNTKLAAACPPQLRARDPFPQDSLPPLPPRRPPRAREAAAALVSQPSGGRAGPRSSGGGYESCQSCKRAALSAGCVCVVVSFLSMVVLLFTGLIFVNQYGGDAGPGASASPSPVGPICLSVASILALFSVVVTWLICWLKYRPEAAGATGGATANGTPRGRAAVARRSDT, encoded by the coding sequence ATGGCCGAGCCGGCGCAGAAGGGCGGCGTAGGGCAGGGCGGGCGGCGGGAGGAtgaggcggcggcggccgccccCAGCTACGAGGACTACGAGTGCAAGATCTGCTACAACTACTTCGACCTGGAGCGGCGGGCGCCCAAGCTGCTCGAGTGCCTGCACACCTTCTGCCAGGAGTGCCTGAGCCAGCTGCACCTGCGGGCTGCCCAGCAGCCCTCCAGCGATGAGCCGGCGCCCGGGCCCGGCCGCCCGGCCGGCGGCTCCCTGGCCTGCCCGCTTTGCCGCCACCGCACGGCGCTGCCCGACCACCGCGTCCACGGCCTCCCCGTCAACACCAAGCTGGCCGCCGCCTGCCCGCCGCAGCTGCGGGCCCGCGACCCGTTTCCCCAGGACAgcctgccgccgctgccgccccgccgcccgccccgcgccaGGGAGGCGGCGGCCGCCCTCGTCTCGCAGCCCTccggcggccgggccgggccgcgctcCTCGGGCGGCGGCTACGAGAGCTGCCAGAGCTGCAAACGGGCAGCGCTGAGCGCCGGCTGCGTGTGCGTCGTCGTCTCCTTCCTCTCCATGGTGGTGCTGCTTTTCACCGGCCTCATCTTCGTCAACCAGTACGGTGGCGACGCCGGGCCCGGCGCCTCGGCCTCGCCGTCGCCGGTGGGGCCCATCTGCCTGTCGGTGGCCAGCATCCTCGCCCTCTTCTCCGTCGTCGTCACATGGCTCATCTGCTGGCTCAAGTACCGGCCCGAGGCGGCGGGGGCGACCGGCGGGGCGACAGCCAACGGCAccccgcggggccgggcggcggtcGCCCGCAGGAGCGACACGTAG